In the Vitis vinifera cultivar Pinot Noir 40024 chromosome 2, ASM3070453v1 genome, one interval contains:
- the LOC100253033 gene encoding cytochrome b561 and DOMON domain-containing protein At3g61750, with the protein MAAALNLKLLAVNFLCIFPFLIFLSEAKIASYIHEDDSLVQSSFCHDTILSFLPPPYRRQKGFACSQPWGSYFQDGDNVTTIVLSKDKFLGWIGIGFSKDGGMVGSSAVVGWTGGVKNIDNDKEEVEPGIAKFLLEGKNIESVTSFKGELNFTDTPPFVIWNNNSFYMGFQAKFDAPLGQQYMILAIGSDQPTLTPHSKEPSDRLVRLTKHTDQAVMQVDFSSGHNSRVKRHRDLKASHGAMGLIAWGVLLPFGAIIPRYFKHHDPQWFYLHISIQIVGFLLGLATVLVGTILYSGLDSNRTPRLKIHRPIGSLAFFLSILQVMALILRPDKASKWRKYWNLYHHWAGRLALFLGGLNIVIGIWVAEAGSSWKITYGFFVTFILLTVAVLEASLGLGRSKKADASPVFGSN; encoded by the exons ATGGCGGCTGCTTTGAACCTGAAGCTCCTAGCTGTAAACTTTCTCTGCATATtcccatttctcattttcttatctGAGGCAAAGATCGCATCCTATATCCATGAAGATGATTCCCTGGTTCAGTCATCCTTTTGCCATGACACCATCCTTAGCTTTCTCCCACCGCCATACCGCCGTCAGAAAGGTTTCGCATGTTCTCAACCTTGGGGTTCT TACTTTCAAGATGGTGATAATGTCACCACCATTGTTTTATCGAAAGACAAATTTTTGGGATGGATTGGAATTGGATTTTCGAAGGATGGGGGAATGGTGGGTTCAAGTGCAGTGGTGGGATGGACCGGCGGAGTTAAGAATATCGACAATGACAAGGAGGAGGTTGAACCTGGGATAGCGAAATTCCTTTTGGAGGGGAAGAATATTGAAAGCGTCACATCGTTTAAGGGAGAACTTAATTTCACTGATACTCCTCCTTTTGTTATTTGGAATAATAATTCGTTTTATATGGGATTTCAAGCCAAGTTTGATGCCCCTCTTGGTCAACAATATATGATATTAGCTATTGGGAGTGATCAACCTACTCTAACACCTCATTCTAAAGAGCCCTCCGATCGCCTCGTGCGGCTGACAAAGCATACCGATCAAGCAGTCATGCAAGTTGATTTCTCTTCAG GACATAACTCTCGTGTTAAGAGACATAGAGATTTGAAAGCGAGTCATGGAGCCATGGGGCTAATTGCATGGGGCGTGCTTCTTCCATTTGGGGCAATCATCCCAAGATACTTCAAGCATCATGATCCTCAATGGTTTTATCTTCATATCTCGATCCAAATAGTGGGTTTTCTTCTGGGTCTTGCTACTGTCCTCGTAGGAACGATACTCTACAGTGGACTGGATTCCAACCGCACTCCCAGATTAAAGATTCACAGACCCATCGGATCCTTGGCGTTTTTCCTTAGCATTCTTCAG GTAATGGCATTGATTCTAAGGCCGGACAAGGCATCCAAATGGCGCAAGTACTGGAACTTGTACCATCACTGGGCAGGGAGACTTGCTCTCTTCTTGGGAGGTCTGAATATTGTGATTGGAATTTGGGTTGCAGAAGCAGGGTCTTCGTGGAAGATAACATATGGGTTTTTTGTAACCTTCATTCTTCTGACAGTCGCCGTTTTGGAAGCGTCCTTGGGGCTGGGGAGATCCAAGAAGGCAGATGCGAGTCCTGTTTTTGGATCCAATTAG